The following proteins are encoded in a genomic region of Danio rerio strain Tuebingen ecotype United States chromosome 16, GRCz12tu, whole genome shotgun sequence:
- the dctn3 gene encoding dynactin subunit 3 codes for MEEKSNLEDLDARLQLLEKRVYGERGGKNGKPVKCAESLTRISAALANTANKRERVKILHKKIEDLLKYLDPQFTDFIAVPDSVKLEFILAEEEFLRSQAALLEQVQNMQPLLDSNHIKAVPELTTKVQRLSQIHIQQQDQNEDLSAEVKRLFEEYNKMMFLLSKQFSQWDETLRTLEGPKQVQQID; via the exons ATGGAAGAGAAAAGCAATCTGGAGGATCTGGACGCTCGTCTTCAGCTTCTCGAAAAACGCGTTTATGGAGAAAGAGGAGGAAAAAACGGCAAACCAGTGAAG TGTGCAGAATCCCTCACCCGGATCAGTGCAGCTCTGGCAAACACTGCCAACAAGAGAGAGCGCGTCAAGATCCTGCACAAGAAGA TCGAAGATTTGCTGAAGTATTTGGACCCCCAGTTCACAGACTTCATCGCTGTGCCCGATTCAGTCAAACTGGAGTTTATTCTAGCTG AGGAAGAGTTTCTGCGTTCACAAGCCGCATTACTGGAGCAGGTGCAGAATATGCAGCCTCTTCTGGACAGTAACCACATTAAAG CGGTTCCAGAGCTTACTACTAAAGTACAGCGGCTGTCACAAATACACATTCAACAGCAG GACCAGAATGAAGACTTGTCTGCTGAAGTCAAAAGACTCTTTGAAGAGTACAATAAAATG ATGTTTCTTCTGTCCAAACAGTTTTCACAGTGGGATGAAACTCTACGAACGCTGGAAGGACCCAAACAAGTCCAGCAGATTGATTAG
- the elovl4a gene encoding elongation of very long chain fatty acids protein 4a isoform X1 translates to MEIIQHIINDTVHFYKWSLTIADKRVEKWPLMDSPLPTLAISSSYLLFLWLGPKYMQGREPFQLRKTLIIYNFSMVILNFFIFKELFLAARAANYSYICQPVDYSDDPNEVRVAAALWWYFISKGVEYLDTVFFILRKKFNQISFLHVYHHCTMFTLWWIGIKWVAGGQSFFGAHMNAAIHVLMYLYYGLAAFGPKIQKFLWWKKYLTIIQMVQFHVTIGHTALSLYSDCPFPKWMHWCLIGYALTFIILFGNFYYQTYRRQPRRDKPRALHNGASNGALTSSNGNTAKLEEKPAESGRRRRKGRAKRD, encoded by the exons ATGGAGATCATCCAGCACATCATCAACGACACCGTCCACTTCTACAAATGGAGTCTCACCATTGCAG acAAGCGTGTGGAGAAATGGCCCCTGATGGACTCTCCTCTGCCCACTCTGGCCATCAGCTCTTCATACCTGCTCTTCCTCTGGCTGGGGCCCAAATACATGCAGGGCCGCGAACCCTTCCAACTGAGGAAAACCCTCATCATCTACAACTTCAGCATGGTCATCCTCAACTTCTTCATTTTCAAAGAG CTGTTCCTTGCGGCACGAGCAGCGAACTACAGCTACATCTGCCAGCCGGTGGATTATTCAGACGATCCCAATGAAGTGAGG GTGGCAGCAGCTTTGTGGTGGTATTTCATCTCTAAAGGCGTTGAGTATCTGGACACGGTGTTTTTCATTTTACGCAAGAAGTTTAACCAGATCAGCTTCCTGCACGTCTATCACCACTGCACTATGTTCACCCTCTGGTGGATCGGGATCAAATGGGTCGCCGGCGGCCAGT CATTCTTCGGGGCTCACATGAACGCAGCCATCCATGTGTTGATGTACTTATATTATGGGCTGGCAGCGTTTGGTCCAAAAATACAGAAGTTTCTGTGGTGGAAGAAGTATCTGACCATCATCCAAATG GTCCAGTTTCACGTCACCATCGGCCACACGGCTCTGTCTCTGTACTCGGACTGTCCGTTCCCCAAGTGGATGCACTGGTGTCTGATCGGATACGCTCTCACCTTCATCATCCTGTTCGGGAACTTCTACTACCAGACGTACCGCCGTCAGCCGCGCCGTGACAAACCCAGAGCACTTCATAACGGAGCCTCTAACGGAGCCTTGACCTCCAGCAATGGAAACACGGCCAAGCTGGAGGAGAAGCCGGCGGAGAGCGGCCGCAGGAGGAGAAAGGGCAGAGCAAAGCGCGATTAA